The genomic window AAGAGTCGGCCAAATCAAGAACATCAAACACAAAAACACAATGAAGTCTTAATTTATTCAAGTACAATATAAGtacttcaaattttagttttatcAAACCATTTAATTGCATCGTCATTTAATTGAACTCACTCCATTTTTCAACTTTTAAATCGAATACTCAAAGTGAAATACTGAATCTGAACTGTTGTACATAAAGACTGGAATGCTGGGCATTGAATGCCTGGAGATGGATACTTGGAGTGCTCGTTGCCCATGGTTGCCTTGCGGTTGCTTGAACTGGATCAACCATGGCGGTGTGCTGCACCTCCGTCTGGCGCACCTAAGTGCCAGCTCCTCCACCGACTATATGGCTACCACTGTGGCCTTGCCATCTCGAGGATAATGCGCCATGCTCATGCCGCCGTGGTGCCGCCTTGCCATGATATCACGAGAAAGGAGAAAACCTATATGTGTGAGAGCGAGACATAGAAGACAAATGAACTCATTGCAATTGCACACATATTTTACTCGTTTGGTGGGAGTGTGTAGAGCCAGGATGGATTCTCGGACCTTAGTATTTATTCAACAAGGCACCCATAtattgttttcatattttctgGGTAAGCCGGTACCCACCTGGCACCCCGTGTCGTCCTTACGCATGATAAAAATAAGATATAATTATATACTCCATTTGACAGTTCTGTAAACGTAAAACACaatatacaaaataaaaatattatagagAAAATGTCTAACTGTCAACCGCCAATTTACGATATCAACACGAATTACCCCCCAATACCCACATCTCTTCAACATGCGTTCAccctgggggggggggggggcaatcCCGTCATTTCCTGCGCTGCCGTTTTTAGGAATCATTCCCGGATACGATACCCCCCGcaaaggcagagagagagagagagagagagagagagagagagcgcttcccttttttcccccaaaaagcGAGACGACGACGCGCGACGGGACAGGACAGGGGTGGGAGACGCACGCGACGCGGGCGGAGAGGAGACACGACCCACCCCCGCCACCGCCCGGAGGAGCCACGAGCGAGCAAGCCCTAGCCCccgggcgcgacggcggcggccgctgctgCGTCGACCGTCTCTCTCTCGTGCTCCGGCGCTGCTCGTCGTCTCCTTGGCCGAATCCAATCCGGGAGGTGCGGGGGCCGTTCCGATCGAGTCGGTCCTGCCATGTCGACCAAGAGGTAAtctcgattcgattcgattcctGTTGGGTCCGCTGTTTTTTGGACGATTTGGAGCCAAAGTTCGGTGAGAGGCCGGGCGTGTGAGCCACGAGcttttcaattttgtttttgtgCGGGGCGGTGGTGGAGCCGCGTGTGGGATTcgggcgcggtggtggtgggtttgAGCTTGCCTAAGACCTAGGGTTAACCTCCTCCGGTGATTTGGATTTTGCTGAAGGGCAGAATGGTGGTAAGGCGGGCTTTGAGCTAACGCGCTGCTCGTTTTGGGGCAATTTGGGCATAGGGTGTAGCTTAGTTGATGTACGCTAATCTGCCACATTAGCTGTAATTTTTCGCTTTCGTGGAGTTTCACTATCTTCGTAATTTAGCATGGGGGAAGAATCCGGATGGCGGTTCAGTTGCTTTTGCGCTTCCATTACCTCTGGTTGCTTCAAGTCAAATATGTTGCGTTTGCGCCTCCATTAACTCTGGTTGCTTAGCCAAATGTGTTATACCTGCTAAACGCGTTGAAGGCCCAAATGTCGCCCTCCTTTTAGGGCTTTAGGTATGGTTTGGAttatgaatttgtgatgtgtCCGCGTTTCGTTTGATTGTTGTGCTGGTAGGTTGAATAAGGGGAGTGCTGGAGTGGCTTGTGTTTACTTCGCTTTTCTGCATATTTTGGTTCTCCGCACTTTACAGGTCAAATGAGAGTATCAATTTTGACTCTGGTGCCCCATTTTATGCCAGCAACTGATAAGCACACTGGTTTGGCAGCGCCTTAGGGTGGTCCTTGACTTGCCTGTTTTACTACGAATTTTGAATATTACGGCATCGTGTAAATGAAAGTAGTTAGATTGGGCTCAGTTTAATGGTGGCATATATGCTGCTTGTTCAATTCTATAAACACAACAATTGCGCTAGGGGATCTGGTCTGTGGATTTCAACAAAGGTTATATATTCGAGTTGCATAAAGCTCTACATTATACGAAAGAATTAGAACTACTGCTCTTGTTGATATATAAGATGTTAAAAGTATTGAAGTAAGCAAAGCAAGATGCTCAATAGTAACCTCATTAGTATGAGATGCAATCCCTTCAGACTGGTCATTTAATTTGGTTGCCCTGGCATCAGTCCTAAGATGATTGTTTTCACATTTGATTTGCTTATGGAAAGGCTCCACAAAAACTTGTTATGTTATCCTGATTCAGATCATTCCCTTCCTGGGATTGAACGGAAAGTTCTGGTAGTTTGCTTACAGTTCTTTTGGTTATGTTCCGATCTATCAGGGTTCTTtgcaagttcttcatgcatggagCTTGCTTGAAAGGAGAGTACTGTGAGTTCTCCCATGATTGGAATGATCAACCAAACAATGTAATGTATTAGTAAATGATTGATGTGCTCTGATTTCATTGCCATACTTAACAGTGCAAATCTTCTACTGTTCCTTACTTTGATTCTTACTTGCTCAGGTTTGCACGTTCTACCAGAAAGGTTCATGCTCGTATGGTAGCCGTTGCCGATATGACCATGTCAAAGTTTCTCGTAACCCCACAGTGGCTCCACCACCAAGCTCAAGTACTACAACACGTGCATCTAGTTCTCTTCAGCCTTTGAGTTTCGGGCGCCCTCACCATGTGGGGTACCAAGCAGATTCAAGCAACCCAAGGCAACAGATATCTATGGATGTGCTGGCACATTCTGGAAGTAAGCCTGTATGGAGAAATGATTTTCAACATGAAAGTGTACTTGAGGATGGGATTGACTGGTCAATAAGTCCAACTGTGCAAAACCAGACAACCTTGAGTCCTGCTGATCTGCCAATCTGTTCTTTTGCTGCTGGTGGTAATTGTCCTTATGGGGAAGAGTGCCCTCAGATGCATGGAGATCTGTGCACAACCTGTGGGAAAATGTGCTTACATCCTTATCGTCCTGATGAGAGGGAGGAACATACCAAGCTATGTGAGAAAAACCACAAGCGTCTTGAGTCTTTGAAACGTAGCCAAGAGATAGAATGCAGTGTCTGCCTGGACCGTGTGCTCTCAAAGCCTACTGCTGCTGAAAGGAAGTTTGGACTCTTATCTGAGTGTGATCATCCCTTCTGTATTTCATGTATTAGAAATTGGCGTAACAATTCTCCTACGTCTGGAATGGATGTGAACTCAGCACTGAGGGCTTGTCCAATATGTCGCAAACTTTCATACTATGTCATTCCAAGTGTTCTTTGGTACTTCTCGAAGGAGGAAAAGCTGGAGATTATTGACAACTATAAAGCCAAACTCAAGTAAGTTTGACAatttttatatcatttttttctgtGGCATGTTCTCTTATGTGCAAGATTGTTGGCATATTCTTTATAATTTATTGAATGAGCATAGTCATCAATTTATTTGAAAATGACATTTCTTATGCATGCCCTTTTCTGAAATATCCAAGCTGATATATTTCGTGAGGAGTGATTTATGTTTAATACTATTATGTCCCTGAATATTCGAGGAATGTTTACTATTGCAGGTCTATTGACTGCAAGTACTTCGATTTTGGAACTGGTACTTGTCCCTTTGGGTCAAGCTGTTTCTACAAGGTAGAAAGCTATATCTTTACATGCTATAAACATGTGAATTCAGTGCTACTAATGTACTTTTGTGGCTTGTCATCAACATAAATCTCACTAGCTATCCAGATAACTAGAGAGCCCTATAAACAATCGCCCGCCTGTCTATTGGCATTTGGCACTAAGTCAAGCACCTGGTCTAAACAAATCAGTTGCTTGGCACCTTTTTACTCAATCAGTTGCTCTGATGGAAACTGCCCAACTTATGTTCTTACATCAGATTACACCATCTGCAAATCCCTAAAGACCTTTTGTGTTACTGGAATTTATGAGTGTCTGCAAGCGTGGcttaatattttttctctttttttttcttttaaatgcTGCTCCTTGGGCATCCTAGGTCCTACCTTCACCACAGTCCACAGCCTTTATGTCGGTTTAAGGAGTTGCCAAAAATATGATGATGTCTGTACTATACAATACAATTAACTCAAGACAAGACTTATTAGTAATGCTTATGGACCTTGTTAGATAATTCTTGAAAAATAATGGTATAATTTTTCCCCTCAATGTTTGGTGTTCATTGCTAGCTTGTTACCATCTAGTGAATTTTTAACCAATAGTGTGGACTCCAACGTTTTTTTAATCAATGATTATATTTACATAGTGTAATTTTACATTAGCTCAAATGGTTCAAGTTGATTAGCAGTATCTATCACACTCTGGCAAGTGTAATTGGTAGGTATGCTAGGTAGGCCTCTTGGGCTCAGAGGTTTGTGTCCAGGAGGTGCTGTGATTAGTTGGTGTGCAGTTTTTAGCATTAATGGATGTAGAAAGAATCGAGATGCAAAACAGAGAAACTGGACGAGGCATTATGTTTATAGAGAATGAGACTGGCGCCTTTTTTATACAGAGAAGTCCCTGACAGCACTAGATTGCACCATATAAAGTGTCCTAATATTACATTGAAGTATTTCACTGCTTAATAAATCATAACATTGTACTAACATAGTGCACTTCCTAATAATCCATATCAGGAGAAAACCAACTAAATCAGTTCTTGGCAAAAATCATATCAGCTAAACATATATAGCATCTTAATGTTGTGTTCGTCTTGAACT from Oryza glaberrima chromosome 6, OglaRS2, whole genome shotgun sequence includes these protein-coding regions:
- the LOC127777404 gene encoding E3 ubiquitin-protein ligase makorin, which encodes MSTKRVLCKFFMHGACLKGEYCEFSHDWNDQPNNVCTFYQKGSCSYGSRCRYDHVKVSRNPTVAPPPSSSTTTRASSSLQPLSFGRPHHVGYQADSSNPRQQISMDVLAHSGSKPVWRNDFQHESVLEDGIDWSISPTVQNQTTLSPADLPICSFAAGGNCPYGEECPQMHGDLCTTCGKMCLHPYRPDEREEHTKLCEKNHKRLESLKRSQEIECSVCLDRVLSKPTAAERKFGLLSECDHPFCISCIRNWRNNSPTSGMDVNSALRACPICRKLSYYVIPSVLWYFSKEEKLEIIDNYKAKLKSIDCKYFDFGTGTCPFGSSCFYKHAYRDGRLEEVILRHLDADDGSTVIAKNIRLSDFLSRLHL